One genomic segment of Virgibacillus doumboii includes these proteins:
- a CDS encoding amino acid ABC transporter permease: MINLNGFDFGRVFDVELALESLPFVLGGLPATLGVALAGFTIGMVLGLFLALARSSKRIILRWPARVYISFMRGTPILVFLFILYFGLPYAGLELSALTAASVGFGLNSAAYIAEINRASLNSIESGQWESAKSLNLGYWKTLRKVILPQATRIAIPPLTNVFMDIVKATSLAAVITVPELFQRTQIVVGREFDAMTLYILVAFIYWPICVVISFMQDRLEARYSRFL; this comes from the coding sequence ATGATTAATCTAAATGGGTTTGATTTCGGCAGAGTCTTTGATGTGGAACTGGCACTGGAAAGTCTTCCTTTCGTATTGGGAGGACTACCGGCAACTCTCGGTGTTGCACTGGCTGGATTTACAATCGGTATGGTATTGGGCTTGTTTTTGGCCTTGGCACGCAGCTCAAAGAGGATTATTTTACGATGGCCGGCACGCGTGTATATTTCCTTTATGCGCGGCACACCGATATTAGTCTTTCTTTTTATACTGTATTTTGGTTTGCCTTATGCCGGATTGGAATTGTCTGCACTGACTGCAGCATCGGTCGGTTTTGGACTGAACAGTGCAGCCTATATAGCAGAAATTAACCGGGCATCATTAAATAGTATTGAAAGTGGTCAGTGGGAGTCAGCCAAATCGCTTAATTTAGGCTACTGGAAAACATTACGGAAAGTTATTTTACCGCAGGCGACAAGAATTGCAATCCCGCCGCTGACCAATGTGTTTATGGATATTGTCAAAGCAACATCGCTGGCAGCGGTCATTACCGTCCCGGAATTGTTTCAGCGGACACAGATTGTTGTTGGCAGGGAATTCGATGCGATGACATTGTATATATTGGTCGCATTCATTTACTGGCCGATATGTGTTGTTATTTCATTTATGCAGGACCGGTTGGAAGCAAGGTACAGCAGATTTTTATAA
- a CDS encoding transporter substrate-binding domain-containing protein, whose protein sequence is MYSRKLVFLLIATLFVLASCGVDNGGNSESSGSEDGKWAEIQESGELVVGTSGTLIAASYYDGEGETKDQLTGYDVEVMREAAKRLDLDVSFEIMGIDSMLPAIKSGRIDVAANDIEITSKRKEEFNFSTPYKYSYSTMVVRKGDYSGIDSLEDLEGKVAGGGATTVYSEIARHFGAEVKTYGNAPNEAYLRDVHNGRSDVIVNDYYLSKFGVAAFPEFDIMLHPELKFHPTEQAAVLPKGADKLTEKVNNVLSEMREDGTLTKLATKFYKEDASKKPEGEIKEIEGLDL, encoded by the coding sequence GTGTATAGCAGGAAATTAGTGTTTCTATTAATCGCAACACTTTTCGTTTTGGCATCTTGCGGTGTCGACAATGGAGGAAATTCAGAAAGCAGCGGATCAGAAGACGGAAAATGGGCTGAAATTCAGGAATCCGGTGAACTGGTTGTTGGAACGTCCGGTACGCTTATTGCTGCTTCTTATTATGATGGTGAAGGGGAAACCAAAGATCAATTAACCGGTTATGACGTTGAAGTAATGAGAGAAGCAGCAAAACGCCTTGACCTGGATGTTTCATTTGAAATTATGGGGATTGACAGTATGCTGCCGGCTATTAAGAGCGGAAGAATTGATGTGGCTGCAAATGATATTGAAATAACGAGTAAGCGTAAAGAGGAATTTAATTTCAGTACGCCTTATAAATATTCCTATTCTACGATGGTCGTACGTAAAGGGGACTATTCCGGCATAGATTCCCTGGAGGATCTGGAAGGTAAAGTTGCCGGCGGTGGAGCGACAACCGTTTACAGTGAAATTGCCAGACATTTTGGAGCGGAGGTGAAAACTTACGGAAACGCTCCGAATGAAGCTTATCTGCGTGATGTACATAACGGCAGGTCCGATGTAATCGTTAATGATTATTATTTGTCCAAATTTGGAGTAGCTGCATTTCCTGAATTTGATATCATGCTGCATCCGGAATTGAAATTTCATCCAACCGAGCAGGCAGCGGTTTTACCTAAAGGCGCCGATAAACTAACAGAAAAAGTAAACAACGTATTGAGTGAAATGCGTGAAGATGGAACATTAACAAAACTTGCCACAAAGTTTTACAAAGAAGATGCTTCCAAAAAGCCTGAAGGGGAAATAAAAGAAATTGAAGGATTGGATTTGTAA
- a CDS encoding heavy metal translocating P-type ATPase translates to MTTDSKTLGPPESHIFKTPFLSIQFKHIRKHAEIIAALFSGLLILITWALGDSIPSALWVTMHLTAFVIGGYAKAKEGIQETIANKELNVEMLMIFAAIGSAAIGYWTEGAILIFIFALSGALETYTMQKSNKEISSLMDLQPEQALRITNGQEKIVPVSELGLDDIILVRAGERIPADGVIVKGATAIDESAITGESVPVSKLNNNDVFAGTVALDGSISVKITKPANETLFQKIIQLVQSAQEEKSPSQLFIERFEGTYVKVVLATVAVMMFLPNFLFGWSLSESIYRAMILLVVASPCALVASIMPATLSAISNSAKNGVLFKGGVHVENLSHVKAIAFDKTGTLTNGTPEVTDAYMDPNLDKEKVLAIAGAIEKESTHPLAQAITAYSETNWSGATPAIGQVTTLSGNGVSAYVNNEKWEIGKAAFVGKQKAFEFQNGIAETLAREGKTVVFVKYNDKIAALFALKDSIRYDTKIAINTLKKHGVHTVMLTGDNEKTAKAIAREAGIDHYIAECLPEEKVDQVKKLRTDYENVAMVGDGINDAPALASANLGIAMGKGTDVALETADVVLMKNDLPKITNAIQLSRRMNKVVKLNVVFSLGVILLLIASNFLQVLDLPLGVIGHEGSTILVILNGLRLLK, encoded by the coding sequence ATGACGACAGATTCGAAAACACTAGGTCCGCCAGAATCACATATATTCAAGACACCATTCTTGTCCATCCAGTTCAAGCACATCAGAAAGCACGCGGAAATAATAGCAGCTTTATTCAGCGGATTACTTATTCTCATTACCTGGGCACTGGGTGACAGCATCCCATCTGCTCTATGGGTGACTATGCATCTGACTGCTTTTGTTATTGGAGGGTATGCAAAAGCAAAAGAAGGAATTCAGGAAACGATAGCAAACAAAGAGCTGAATGTAGAAATGCTGATGATCTTCGCTGCAATCGGGTCAGCCGCCATCGGTTACTGGACAGAAGGAGCCATTTTAATTTTCATATTTGCACTATCCGGTGCACTTGAAACTTACACGATGCAAAAAAGTAATAAAGAAATATCTTCCCTGATGGATTTACAGCCGGAGCAAGCATTACGCATAACGAACGGGCAGGAAAAAATCGTTCCCGTTTCCGAGCTTGGACTTGACGACATAATTCTTGTTCGGGCAGGGGAGCGTATTCCTGCTGACGGGGTCATTGTGAAGGGAGCAACAGCTATTGATGAAAGTGCAATCACCGGAGAATCGGTGCCGGTCAGCAAGCTGAACAACAATGATGTTTTTGCCGGAACCGTTGCACTTGATGGATCAATTTCAGTGAAAATAACAAAGCCCGCAAATGAGACACTCTTCCAAAAGATTATTCAACTGGTTCAATCGGCGCAGGAAGAAAAGTCTCCATCCCAATTGTTTATCGAGCGTTTTGAAGGAACCTATGTAAAAGTGGTCCTGGCAACTGTCGCTGTCATGATGTTTTTACCAAATTTCCTTTTTGGGTGGTCATTATCTGAAAGTATTTACCGGGCAATGATTCTGTTAGTTGTTGCCTCACCCTGTGCGCTGGTTGCATCAATCATGCCCGCAACATTATCCGCTATTTCCAACAGTGCGAAAAACGGGGTCCTGTTCAAGGGTGGTGTTCATGTTGAAAATCTGAGCCATGTTAAGGCAATCGCATTTGATAAAACAGGTACATTAACGAATGGGACACCTGAAGTTACCGATGCCTATATGGACCCTAATTTGGATAAGGAAAAAGTTTTGGCCATAGCTGGGGCAATTGAAAAAGAATCTACACATCCTCTTGCACAGGCAATCACAGCATACAGCGAAACAAACTGGTCTGGCGCTACGCCGGCTATCGGACAGGTGACAACATTAAGTGGTAACGGTGTATCTGCCTATGTTAATAATGAGAAATGGGAAATTGGCAAGGCTGCTTTCGTTGGCAAACAGAAAGCCTTCGAATTTCAGAATGGGATAGCTGAAACGCTTGCCAGGGAAGGTAAAACAGTAGTATTCGTAAAATATAATGATAAAATTGCAGCACTTTTCGCATTGAAGGATTCCATCAGATACGATACAAAAATAGCGATTAATACGTTAAAAAAACATGGCGTCCATACGGTAATGCTGACAGGAGACAATGAAAAAACCGCTAAAGCAATCGCCCGTGAAGCTGGAATTGATCATTATATCGCTGAATGCCTGCCGGAGGAAAAAGTGGACCAGGTGAAAAAACTGCGGACAGATTATGAGAATGTCGCAATGGTCGGTGACGGCATTAATGATGCGCCTGCATTGGCAAGTGCAAACCTCGGAATCGCAATGGGCAAAGGTACCGATGTCGCCCTGGAAACTGCCGACGTTGTCTTAATGAAAAATGACCTGCCAAAAATAACCAATGCCATTCAATTATCGCGCCGTATGAATAAAGTGGTTAAGCTGAATGTTGTCTTTTCACTTGGGGTAATTCTTTTACTAATCGCATCCAACTTCCTGCAGGTGCTTGATTTGCCATTGGGCGTAATCGGTCATGAAGGCAGTACCATTCTGGTTATATTAAATGGCCTGAGATTGTTGAAATGA
- a CDS encoding YihY/virulence factor BrkB family protein, which yields MKESIAFVKELYQRIMENDLFGKAAQLAYFFLLSLFPFMLFLMTLVGFLPIDDQTIIDFIERYAPGEITELINQNVTDLVNERNGQLLSIGIIGTLWSASNAINAIIQGFNEAYEVDEDRSFIVSRLIAIVLTIAMFFVIIMAFLLPIFGKTVGEYIFSFFGLSAGFLDVWEMLRWVVSSVVFFIVLLALYKLAPNKRIYFRNAVWGALFATIGWQLVSLAFSFYVNSIGNYSATYGSLGTVIILMIWFYLSGVIIMIGGMINALVRKRTILEIEE from the coding sequence ATGAAGGAGAGTATAGCATTTGTAAAAGAACTGTACCAGCGGATCATGGAAAATGATCTTTTTGGCAAGGCAGCTCAACTCGCCTACTTTTTCCTGTTATCCCTTTTTCCTTTCATGCTTTTTTTAATGACATTAGTTGGATTCCTGCCGATTGATGATCAGACGATTATTGATTTTATCGAAAGGTATGCCCCAGGGGAAATAACCGAGTTAATCAACCAAAATGTTACCGATCTTGTGAATGAGCGAAATGGTCAGTTATTATCGATTGGAATTATCGGCACACTTTGGTCGGCATCAAATGCAATAAATGCAATCATACAAGGTTTTAATGAAGCTTATGAAGTGGACGAGGATCGTTCGTTCATTGTCTCGCGACTGATTGCTATTGTATTAACGATTGCAATGTTTTTTGTAATCATCATGGCATTTTTATTACCTATTTTCGGTAAAACGGTTGGTGAATATATCTTTTCATTCTTTGGCTTATCTGCCGGTTTTCTGGATGTATGGGAAATGCTGCGCTGGGTGGTTTCCTCAGTAGTTTTCTTTATTGTCCTGCTTGCCTTATATAAGCTCGCACCGAATAAACGCATTTATTTCAGGAATGCGGTATGGGGCGCACTGTTTGCGACAATCGGCTGGCAGCTTGTGTCACTGGCATTTTCCTTTTATGTAAATTCGATAGGCAACTATTCAGCAACTTATGGCAGTCTCGGTACTGTGATTATTTTAATGATCTGGTTTTACTTATCCGGAGTCATTATCATGATAGGTGGCATGATCAATGCCCTTGTTCGAAAAAGAACGATACTGGAGATTGAAGAATAG
- a CDS encoding YtxH domain-containing protein yields MGKRNLFFGVILGAVAGGLISLFSSDARYYTKGKMKNVRKQSNYYVQHPSEAVRNVRDAFNKFNRDFSSGAESAINALEQVEDTLDKFTKKGQKNLDDTM; encoded by the coding sequence ATGGGTAAACGAAATTTATTTTTTGGTGTAATTCTAGGAGCTGTTGCAGGAGGTCTAATATCTTTATTTAGCAGTGATGCAAGATATTATACGAAAGGTAAAATGAAGAACGTCAGAAAACAATCCAATTATTACGTACAACATCCATCCGAAGCGGTACGCAATGTAAGGGATGCATTCAACAAATTCAACAGAGATTTTTCCAGTGGTGCAGAAAGTGCAATTAATGCGTTGGAACAGGTTGAAGATACATTGGACAAGTTTACCAAAAAGGGTCAGAAAAACCTGGACGATACGATGTAG
- a CDS encoding low molecular weight protein-tyrosine-phosphatase gives MIRVLFICLGNICRSPMAEAIFRDLVKKKNLSGKIEVDSAGIGHWHSGEVPHIGTRNLLDQLRISYKGMKARQVHTDDWRDFDYIIAMDDQNISDLQGINEDETGVVVAKLMEFVDDSDELNVPDPYFTGNFDYTYELVSKGCNELLEYIVKTNNI, from the coding sequence ATTATTCGTGTTTTATTTATATGTCTCGGAAATATTTGCCGTTCCCCAATGGCAGAGGCAATCTTTCGTGACCTGGTGAAAAAGAAAAATCTGTCAGGTAAAATCGAAGTTGACTCAGCAGGAATCGGGCATTGGCACAGTGGTGAAGTTCCGCATATCGGGACAAGAAACCTGCTTGATCAGCTGCGCATTTCCTACAAGGGAATGAAGGCGCGTCAGGTACATACCGACGACTGGCGTGATTTTGATTACATTATAGCTATGGATGATCAAAACATCAGTGATCTGCAGGGTATTAATGAGGACGAAACAGGCGTAGTTGTTGCCAAACTAATGGAATTTGTGGACGATTCGGATGAACTGAATGTTCCTGATCCGTACTTTACAGGAAACTTTGACTACACATATGAACTGGTATCCAAGGGCTGTAATGAGTTACTCGAATATATCGTAAAAACCAATAACATTTAA
- a CDS encoding transcription repressor NadR, translating into MDMEGKKVPGEKRRNLILSLLKGSSEPVTGNTLAEYMNVSRQVIVQDVSLLKAKGIPIIATSRGYVFFLENKTASYLTKVIAVCHQSEETKDELYTLVDHGVSVRDVMVEHPVYGDITGPLMLKNRRDVEAFLDEMKQTEAALLSQLTDGVHLHTIEAETQQQLDEACEVLRMKGILLEQ; encoded by the coding sequence ATGGATATGGAAGGCAAAAAAGTACCAGGTGAAAAGAGACGCAATCTGATTTTATCGTTACTGAAGGGCAGCAGTGAGCCGGTTACCGGCAACACTTTAGCTGAATATATGAATGTCAGTCGTCAGGTTATTGTTCAGGATGTTTCCCTGTTAAAAGCAAAGGGAATACCTATAATTGCCACCTCACGAGGATATGTCTTTTTTCTTGAGAATAAGACTGCCAGTTATTTGACGAAAGTAATCGCTGTATGTCATCAGTCGGAAGAAACGAAGGATGAATTGTATACACTGGTTGATCACGGGGTTTCGGTAAGGGATGTGATGGTGGAACACCCGGTTTATGGAGATATCACCGGACCGTTAATGTTAAAGAACCGGCGTGATGTAGAAGCATTTCTTGATGAAATGAAACAAACAGAAGCTGCTCTTTTATCACAACTCACTGACGGTGTCCACCTGCATACGATTGAAGCAGAAACACAGCAGCAATTGGACGAAGCCTGTGAAGTTTTGCGTATGAAAGGGATATTATTGGAACAATAA
- a CDS encoding sodium:solute symporter family protein — MDTAIVIWGIVIYIILALIIALMSRLGDRKGMSGYYLGNRKMNGILSALSYSATTYSAFMMVGLAGLTYQGGVGALGFEIVYFTGVSLVALFGPRFWKAGKKFGYVTPSEMVGDRYESKAAASVIALVSCLFLIPYCAVQLAGVGYLLQGITDNTIPFTTGVIIATVLALLFSYAAGIRSVVWTDSLQAVIMIITSTIVALLVISELGGFGKFFHTLQTNHPEMLTVPGNGYFNFLTFLGLTLPWFFFSLSNPQVSQRMFMPSSLKGLRQMLIGFLIFGFIYTFVSVLWGFSALQLFPDLSTADLATPKLLSSNLVPPILGVIVMIGILAAAVSTIDSIMLTLSSMFARDVYGNLKKAPDERKQLTAGKIVIPVIAILAYLFAELELNLIAVLSVAASSGLIVAVPAFFGTFFWKRGTASGVITSVTLTAILVLILEFTGNSPLGLSAGIWGLLISTILFIGVSIMTRAPKEKASIFMNILKTESENAE, encoded by the coding sequence TTGGATACCGCTATTGTCATTTGGGGAATTGTAATTTATATTATTTTAGCATTAATTATTGCACTAATGTCACGTCTTGGTGACAGAAAAGGTATGTCAGGGTATTATCTTGGCAACCGCAAGATGAATGGAATCCTTTCTGCGTTAAGTTACAGCGCCACAACTTACAGTGCATTCATGATGGTTGGTTTAGCAGGTCTGACATACCAGGGCGGTGTTGGTGCACTTGGTTTTGAAATAGTTTATTTTACCGGCGTTTCGCTTGTCGCCTTATTCGGGCCGCGTTTTTGGAAAGCAGGCAAAAAATTTGGATATGTAACACCATCTGAAATGGTTGGCGACCGGTATGAAAGTAAAGCTGCCGCTTCAGTTATCGCACTGGTCAGCTGTTTATTTCTCATACCTTACTGCGCAGTACAGCTTGCTGGGGTCGGGTATCTTTTACAGGGGATTACAGACAACACCATTCCTTTTACAACCGGAGTAATCATTGCAACTGTTTTAGCGCTTCTGTTTTCCTATGCAGCAGGAATCCGTTCCGTAGTATGGACAGATTCACTTCAGGCAGTAATTATGATTATCACATCAACGATTGTCGCATTATTAGTAATCAGTGAATTAGGCGGCTTCGGAAAATTCTTTCATACATTGCAGACGAATCACCCGGAGATGCTCACTGTACCCGGAAATGGATATTTTAATTTCCTGACGTTTCTGGGATTGACACTGCCCTGGTTTTTCTTTAGTTTGTCCAACCCGCAGGTAAGTCAGCGGATGTTCATGCCATCATCGCTAAAAGGATTAAGACAAATGTTGATTGGTTTTCTAATATTCGGGTTCATTTATACATTCGTATCGGTTTTATGGGGATTCTCAGCACTTCAGCTGTTCCCGGATCTCTCAACGGCAGATTTAGCAACTCCTAAATTGTTGTCATCCAATCTGGTTCCACCAATTCTCGGTGTTATTGTAATGATCGGTATCTTGGCTGCTGCCGTTTCTACCATCGACTCCATTATGCTGACACTGTCATCAATGTTCGCGCGTGACGTATATGGTAATTTGAAAAAAGCACCCGATGAACGCAAACAATTAACAGCAGGTAAAATTGTCATTCCTGTAATCGCCATTTTGGCTTACCTATTTGCGGAACTAGAGCTGAACTTGATTGCTGTGTTGTCCGTTGCTGCATCTTCCGGATTAATTGTTGCCGTCCCGGCCTTTTTCGGTACATTTTTCTGGAAACGTGGAACGGCATCCGGTGTTATCACCAGTGTGACTTTAACAGCCATACTCGTTCTAATCCTTGAGTTTACCGGCAATAGCCCACTCGGACTCAGTGCAGGTATTTGGGGGTTACTTATCTCAACCATACTGTTTATAGGGGTAAGTATAATGACAAGAGCACCGAAAGAAAAAGCATCCATATTCATGAATATTTTAAAAACTGAATCCGAAAATGCCGAATAG
- a CDS encoding SOS response-associated peptidase encodes MCGRYTLLADELEILNDFGIEQAIDSYQPSYNIAPGQNVLAIIHDGKEKRAGYMRWGLVPSWAKDEKIGYKMINARSETAHEKPSFKNLMARKRCLIVADSFYEWKRDGKEKQPKRIQMADRKLFAFAGLWDKWQQEDRNLFTCTILTKEANDFMSDIHHRMPIILPKEKEDDWIVSGRQDPGEVHQFLQSVKAEEFTAYNVSSYVNAAKNNDDACVAPLAE; translated from the coding sequence ATGTGTGGACGGTATACGTTGCTTGCCGATGAGCTGGAAATTTTGAACGACTTCGGTATTGAGCAGGCAATTGATAGTTATCAGCCAAGTTATAACATTGCACCTGGACAAAATGTTCTTGCTATTATTCATGATGGAAAAGAAAAACGAGCGGGTTATATGCGATGGGGCCTTGTTCCGTCATGGGCAAAAGATGAAAAAATTGGCTACAAAATGATCAACGCACGCAGTGAAACAGCACATGAGAAGCCAAGCTTTAAAAATCTGATGGCACGAAAACGCTGTTTAATTGTAGCTGACAGTTTTTATGAATGGAAGCGTGACGGGAAGGAAAAACAACCAAAGAGGATCCAAATGGCTGATCGTAAGTTATTTGCTTTTGCCGGACTTTGGGACAAATGGCAGCAGGAGGATAGAAACCTGTTCACCTGTACGATTCTTACGAAAGAAGCAAATGATTTTATGTCAGATATCCATCACCGCATGCCGATTATTCTACCAAAAGAAAAAGAGGATGATTGGATTGTATCCGGCAGACAGGATCCCGGAGAAGTACATCAATTTTTGCAATCAGTTAAGGCAGAGGAATTTACGGCATATAATGTTTCCAGCTATGTAAATGCGGCGAAAAATAATGATGATGCTTGTGTTGCACCTTTAGCTGAATAA
- a CDS encoding RNA-guided endonuclease InsQ/TnpB family protein: MLTYNKKVRLVVTKENRQLLDSQSRMCNWLYNQLLDAVEEDYRDGNAKRLLSGRNLRNEVPKIKKENPFLYKVHSSPLKNVALRLNDAYNRFFDEKLANQKPKYRSWKKKWFSLYYDEPKKGFKFVNSSELSITFGRLTDKELKEAKKTDKKMKKSICINVGLVEGVALSETEEIKTLRITKDLDSYYAIFTIKDCKEIEQVEEQSFIVFDPNHKNLAVGLGSDGKSYELKSMNALLKYWDKRIDDIKSRRDKCEKLSKLVCTEKVTYFEPSKRWKRLNCALVKAELKRREQMKTLLFSYAHYFSKRYDAIYIGDYTPSPDVATYGTMRRAMLNQTPVGKFRSILNWVQAKNGKHYYKIDERDTTKTCCVCGNKEKKEPSIRSFTCVNCGTTLSRDINSTVNIGKKAKKRLPRAGYVGVESPMYTVWWDCKQAKIACGFTPSAGLGK, translated from the coding sequence ATGCTTACGTACAATAAAAAAGTCAGATTGGTTGTTACAAAAGAAAACAGACAGCTTTTAGATTCCCAATCGAGAATGTGCAATTGGCTGTATAATCAATTGCTTGATGCGGTTGAGGAAGACTATCGAGATGGGAACGCGAAGAGGTTACTTTCCGGAAGAAATTTGCGTAATGAGGTACCCAAAATAAAAAAGGAAAACCCATTTTTATATAAAGTCCATTCATCTCCTTTAAAAAATGTGGCATTACGATTAAATGATGCCTACAACCGTTTTTTTGATGAAAAACTGGCCAATCAGAAGCCAAAATATCGTTCCTGGAAAAAGAAATGGTTTTCGCTGTATTATGATGAGCCCAAGAAAGGGTTCAAATTTGTGAATTCCAGTGAACTTTCCATAACTTTTGGAAGGTTAACAGACAAGGAATTAAAAGAAGCAAAGAAAACAGATAAAAAAATGAAAAAATCTATTTGCATCAACGTAGGTCTTGTGGAGGGTGTTGCACTAAGCGAAACAGAAGAAATAAAAACGCTTCGCATTACAAAAGATTTGGATTCCTATTATGCCATTTTCACCATAAAAGACTGCAAAGAAATCGAGCAAGTAGAGGAACAATCGTTTATTGTGTTTGATCCAAATCATAAAAATCTGGCAGTGGGTCTTGGTAGTGATGGGAAGTCATACGAATTGAAATCAATGAATGCTTTACTGAAATATTGGGATAAACGCATTGATGATATTAAATCCAGACGGGACAAATGCGAAAAGCTAAGCAAGCTCGTATGTACTGAAAAGGTCACTTACTTTGAACCGAGTAAACGCTGGAAAAGACTCAATTGTGCTTTAGTGAAAGCTGAATTGAAGCGTCGAGAACAAATGAAGACGTTGTTATTTAGTTATGCACATTATTTTTCAAAGCGTTATGATGCCATTTACATTGGTGACTATACACCATCACCAGATGTTGCGACGTACGGAACGATGCGAAGGGCGATGTTAAATCAAACACCTGTCGGTAAATTTCGCAGTATTTTAAACTGGGTGCAAGCAAAAAATGGCAAGCATTATTATAAAATTGATGAACGTGATACAACGAAAACCTGTTGTGTTTGCGGCAATAAGGAGAAGAAAGAACCATCTATTCGCAGCTTTACATGTGTAAACTGCGGTACAACGCTTTCGCGAGATATCAACAGCACCGTTAATATCGGAAAGAAAGCCAAAAAGCGATTGCCACGCGCGGGCTACGTAGGTGTGGAATCCCCTATGTATACAGTTTGGTGGGATTGTAAACAGGCAAAGATTGCTTGTGGTTTCACTCCATCTGCTGGCCTCGGGAAGTAA
- a CDS encoding IS607 family transposase, producing MEEASKMLGVHPNTLRRWENQGKIVSSRTTGGHRRFSIEALSSIKSDVQPIKDKLVIGYCRVSSSDQKEDLKRQIDSVTQYCTANGYQFRIIEDLGSGLNYNKKGLKELIQLVQGNQVEKVVINYKDRLLRFGYELMEQICAFHHVKIEIINHTENRTYEQELVEDMFSIITVFSSRLYGSRSHKRKRLQQTVKQAIEDNEHAYVQ from the coding sequence ATGGAAGAAGCATCAAAAATGCTTGGCGTACACCCTAATACACTTAGAAGATGGGAAAATCAGGGGAAAATAGTTTCCAGCCGCACTACAGGAGGACACAGGAGATTTTCTATCGAAGCATTGTCTTCCATAAAAAGTGATGTTCAGCCAATCAAAGACAAACTGGTTATCGGTTATTGTCGTGTTTCATCTTCAGATCAAAAAGAGGATCTAAAAAGGCAAATTGATTCCGTTACACAGTATTGCACGGCAAATGGATATCAATTTCGTATTATTGAAGATTTGGGCAGTGGACTGAATTACAATAAAAAAGGATTAAAAGAATTAATTCAATTGGTACAGGGTAATCAGGTGGAGAAAGTTGTCATCAACTATAAAGACCGATTATTACGATTTGGCTACGAATTAATGGAACAAATATGCGCCTTCCATCATGTAAAAATTGAAATCATTAACCATACTGAAAATAGAACATACGAACAGGAATTAGTTGAAGATATGTTTTCTATTATAACCGTTTTCAGCAGTCGTTTGTACGGAAGTAGAAGTCATAAACGAAAAAGACTGCAACAGACAGTAAAACAAGCAATTGAGGACAATGAACATGCTTACGTACAATAA